One stretch of Corallococcus exiguus DNA includes these proteins:
- a CDS encoding efflux RND transporter permease subunit, producing MSRPWQVLLAVALVTVAAGFFASRLEFRGSFVELLPEGAPEVRDLTRVSEKAGGDGYLVIMAKGAAPEALKAYATEFQRRLEALPTVRYVEHHYDVAFFRRHGLLLLPTAEVASLRQDLEARVRYERERASPLFVDLGTEEAPPTFEEIAKKHTPDTALPETLANKEGTEVYLMIKPSGTAGDLEFARNFVATVFDTGRKLAAEKYPGVTLEATGNFQNRIEEDAVMRGDLSNAGMLSALIAVGLILLATRRISALAVVGVPVMVGLVLTFAFAQGAIGHLNIVTGFLVAILIGLGIEYGVHLTMRYWEERERLGVKEALTAAVRGTFSGALTSAFTNAAAFFVLVLAQFHAFQQFGLLAGVGVLMAVLSAYALGPSLLAIAERIRPFRRDAAPGAQASAPAAAQSVERAPAPAKEWRRWPTGVIVAVALSVVGFAAYSVGIAPRLGFETNLRNLKGDSPASRLDDHITEQIGAPLNPAILSVDTLEQVREVEAVIAQVKAKNGANSVFLRTASLSDLVPSDVAGHEAEMGRIRTLLDGLPKSAQEDPRVKDLRGMVDAKPYGLDQLPVEARRRFEALDGKGMFLLLFPSVSNYDTQDLNRWAGQLDEVIAGAKAKGIDLAVLDSNRIAARIFSLVRMDGPFILWSAAVVVFLVIFASLRSFKRALLVAGPLFLGMTCLAGGMYLFDVQLNFINAVVLPNLLAIAVDNSVHLFHRYEEEGPGSLGRVVRNTGFAAVVATLSNAAGYGALLVANHQGLRSIGQIALLGVVSTFLGTTVFFPAMLALLERWKGRRSAVAPESGAVVRSLNLGGAGELPAESPGERKSA from the coding sequence ATGTCGCGCCCCTGGCAGGTGCTGCTCGCTGTCGCCCTGGTGACGGTCGCCGCGGGCTTCTTTGCCTCTCGCCTGGAGTTCAGGGGATCCTTCGTGGAGCTGCTCCCGGAGGGTGCCCCCGAGGTCCGGGATCTGACACGCGTGTCAGAGAAGGCGGGCGGAGACGGCTACCTGGTCATCATGGCCAAGGGGGCGGCCCCGGAGGCCCTGAAGGCCTACGCCACGGAGTTCCAGCGGCGGCTGGAGGCCCTGCCGACGGTCCGCTACGTCGAGCACCACTATGACGTGGCCTTCTTCCGCCGCCACGGACTGCTTCTGCTGCCCACGGCGGAGGTCGCCTCCCTGCGTCAGGACCTGGAGGCCCGCGTCCGCTACGAAAGGGAGCGCGCCAGCCCCCTCTTCGTGGACCTGGGCACGGAGGAGGCGCCGCCCACCTTCGAGGAGATCGCGAAGAAGCACACCCCGGACACGGCGCTGCCGGAGACGCTGGCGAACAAGGAGGGCACCGAGGTCTACCTGATGATCAAGCCGTCGGGGACGGCGGGGGACCTGGAGTTCGCGCGGAACTTCGTGGCCACGGTGTTCGACACGGGCCGCAAGCTCGCGGCGGAGAAGTACCCGGGCGTGACGCTGGAGGCGACGGGCAACTTCCAGAACCGCATCGAAGAGGACGCGGTGATGCGCGGTGACCTGTCCAACGCGGGCATGCTGTCCGCGCTCATCGCCGTGGGCCTCATCCTGCTGGCCACCCGGCGCATCTCCGCGCTGGCGGTGGTGGGTGTGCCGGTGATGGTGGGGCTGGTGCTGACGTTCGCGTTCGCGCAGGGCGCCATCGGTCACCTCAACATCGTGACGGGCTTCCTGGTCGCCATCCTCATCGGCCTGGGCATCGAGTACGGCGTCCACCTGACCATGCGTTACTGGGAGGAGCGCGAGCGGCTCGGCGTGAAGGAGGCGCTCACGGCGGCGGTGCGCGGCACCTTCAGCGGGGCGCTCACGTCCGCCTTCACCAACGCGGCGGCGTTCTTCGTGCTGGTGCTGGCGCAGTTCCATGCCTTCCAGCAGTTCGGCCTGCTCGCGGGCGTGGGCGTGCTGATGGCCGTGCTGTCCGCGTACGCGCTGGGCCCGTCGCTGCTCGCCATCGCGGAGCGCATCCGCCCGTTCCGTCGCGATGCGGCGCCTGGCGCCCAGGCCTCCGCGCCCGCCGCGGCTCAGAGCGTCGAGCGGGCTCCGGCTCCGGCGAAGGAGTGGCGGCGCTGGCCCACGGGCGTCATCGTCGCGGTGGCGCTGTCGGTGGTGGGCTTCGCGGCGTACTCGGTGGGCATCGCGCCCCGGTTGGGCTTCGAGACCAACCTGCGCAACCTGAAGGGTGACTCGCCGGCGTCGCGGTTGGACGACCACATCACGGAGCAGATTGGCGCGCCGCTCAACCCGGCCATCCTCTCCGTGGACACGCTGGAGCAGGTCCGCGAGGTGGAGGCCGTCATCGCCCAGGTGAAGGCGAAGAACGGCGCCAACTCCGTGTTCCTGCGCACCGCGTCGTTGAGCGACCTGGTGCCCTCCGACGTGGCGGGCCACGAGGCGGAGATGGGCCGCATCCGGACGCTCCTGGACGGGCTGCCGAAGTCCGCCCAGGAGGACCCGCGCGTGAAGGACCTGCGCGGGATGGTGGACGCGAAGCCCTACGGCCTGGACCAGCTGCCGGTGGAGGCCCGCCGCCGCTTCGAGGCGCTGGACGGCAAGGGGATGTTCCTCCTGCTGTTCCCGTCCGTGTCCAACTACGACACGCAGGACCTGAATCGCTGGGCGGGGCAGCTGGATGAGGTGATTGCCGGGGCGAAGGCGAAGGGCATCGACCTGGCGGTGCTGGACAGCAACCGCATCGCGGCGCGCATCTTCTCCCTGGTGCGCATGGACGGGCCGTTCATCCTCTGGTCCGCGGCGGTGGTGGTGTTCCTGGTCATCTTCGCCAGCCTGCGCAGCTTCAAGCGCGCGCTGCTGGTGGCGGGCCCGCTGTTCCTGGGCATGACGTGCCTGGCGGGCGGGATGTACCTGTTCGACGTCCAGCTCAACTTCATCAACGCGGTGGTGCTGCCCAACCTGTTGGCCATCGCGGTGGACAACTCGGTGCACCTGTTCCACCGGTACGAGGAAGAGGGCCCCGGGTCGCTGGGCCGGGTGGTGCGCAACACCGGCTTCGCGGCGGTGGTGGCGACCCTGTCCAACGCGGCGGGCTACGGAGCGCTCCTCGTGGCGAACCACCAGGGCTTGCGCAGCATCGGACAGATTGCCCTACTAGGGGTCGTGAGCACCTTCCTGGGAACGACGGTGTTCTTCCCGGCCATGCTGGCGCTGTTGGAGCGGTGGAAGGGGCGGCGGTCCGCGGTGGCGCCGGAGTCGGGCGCGGTGGTGCGGAGCCTCAATCTCGGGGGGGCCGGCGAGCTGCCGGCCGAGTCGCCGGGGGAGCGCAAATCGGCGTGA
- a CDS encoding phosphatase PAP2 family protein, whose protein sequence is MSIWSFSEGRVRPVVTSSDEALVRFRQVDLVLMVACSVAALVCVGPARWAPHSGRNALLFLFFALGLPAMRMLEARFPRQPLIAILADFWLLPVSALAHGWLGPIVDWMNPVVKDAQLIAVDQKLFGFQTAVALAHVIPPWVNDVLMLCYYGHFMWPLLLGVYLYARGRGSTPAFDEYLLGLGLLLGFNYAAYSLVPAVGPRYFLIGAFDGPATQGWILTPLLESMMRTPVYTRDCFPSGHTGVMLVVLFYAFRFARRFFWVMLFPGMGLIFATLAGRFHYAIDLICAVPLVMVVTGLALALSRSARQRAVEQGARSVPADAIVRP, encoded by the coding sequence GTGAGCATCTGGTCATTCAGCGAAGGCCGCGTGCGGCCCGTCGTGACGTCATCGGACGAAGCGCTCGTGCGCTTCCGGCAGGTGGACCTCGTCCTCATGGTGGCCTGCTCGGTGGCCGCCCTGGTGTGCGTGGGCCCGGCCCGCTGGGCGCCGCACTCCGGCCGCAACGCGCTCCTCTTCCTCTTCTTCGCGCTGGGCCTGCCGGCCATGCGCATGCTGGAGGCGCGCTTCCCGCGCCAGCCGCTCATCGCCATCTTGGCGGACTTCTGGCTCCTGCCAGTGTCGGCGCTGGCCCACGGATGGCTGGGGCCCATCGTGGACTGGATGAACCCGGTGGTGAAGGACGCCCAGCTCATCGCGGTGGATCAGAAGCTGTTCGGCTTCCAGACCGCGGTGGCGCTGGCGCACGTGATTCCGCCCTGGGTCAACGACGTGCTGATGCTCTGCTACTACGGGCACTTCATGTGGCCGCTGCTGCTGGGCGTCTACCTGTACGCCCGGGGCAGGGGGTCCACGCCCGCCTTCGACGAGTACCTGCTGGGTCTGGGCCTGCTCCTGGGCTTCAACTACGCGGCGTACTCGCTGGTGCCCGCGGTGGGGCCCCGGTACTTCCTCATCGGCGCGTTCGACGGGCCGGCGACGCAGGGGTGGATCCTCACGCCGCTGTTGGAGTCCATGATGCGCACGCCGGTGTACACCCGGGACTGCTTCCCGTCCGGGCACACCGGGGTGATGCTGGTGGTGCTCTTCTACGCGTTCCGGTTTGCCCGCCGCTTCTTCTGGGTGATGCTCTTCCCGGGCATGGGGCTCATCTTCGCGACGCTGGCGGGGCGGTTCCACTACGCCATCGACCTCATCTGCGCGGTGCCCCTGGTGATGGTGGTGACGGGGCTGGCGCTGGCCCTGTCCCGCTCCGCCCGGCAGCGCGCGGTGGAACAAGGCGCGCGTTCCGTGCCCGCGGACGCTATCGTCCGGCCCTGA
- a CDS encoding aminotransferase class I/II-fold pyridoxal phosphate-dependent enzyme, which translates to MSPRPVLAQRVSRFGTTVFSEFSALALKHQAVNLGQGFPDFDGPDAVKEAAWKAIQGGVNQYAPGMGAKDLRNAIAEHAQRFYNHAVDPDTMVTVTSGATEAILDVILGLVDPGDEVVAFEPFYDSYDANIAFVGATPRFVPLRPPDAEHTTWWFDRDEVRAAFGPKTRLLILNSPHNPTGKVFTREELEFLGNLCAEHDVKVLADEVYEHIVFAPAKHIRAATVPVLADRTVTVSSAGKSFSLTGWKVGWIIAPPPLRDAVQRAHQFVTFATASPFQAAMAVALRLPDSYFQELTALYTSKRERLLTGLREAGLQAFSPEGSYFILADIAGYGFADDVAFCRHLVTEVGVAGIPPSVFYGPEHRHLGQRFARFAFCKTEGVLDEAVRRLREKLPALKR; encoded by the coding sequence ATGTCCCCCCGGCCCGTGCTCGCGCAACGCGTCTCCCGCTTCGGCACCACCGTCTTCTCCGAGTTCAGCGCGCTCGCCCTGAAGCACCAGGCCGTGAACCTGGGGCAGGGCTTCCCGGACTTCGACGGGCCGGACGCGGTGAAGGAAGCGGCGTGGAAGGCCATCCAGGGCGGCGTCAACCAGTACGCCCCCGGCATGGGCGCCAAGGACCTGCGCAACGCCATCGCCGAGCACGCGCAGCGCTTCTACAACCACGCCGTGGACCCGGACACGATGGTCACCGTCACCAGCGGCGCGACGGAGGCCATCCTCGACGTCATCCTGGGCCTGGTGGATCCGGGCGATGAAGTGGTGGCCTTCGAGCCGTTCTACGACTCGTACGACGCCAACATCGCCTTCGTGGGCGCCACGCCGCGCTTCGTGCCGCTGCGCCCGCCGGACGCGGAGCACACCACCTGGTGGTTCGACCGGGACGAAGTGCGCGCCGCCTTCGGTCCGAAGACGCGGCTGCTGATCCTCAACTCGCCGCACAACCCCACGGGCAAGGTCTTCACGCGCGAGGAGCTGGAGTTCCTGGGCAACCTCTGCGCCGAGCACGACGTGAAGGTGCTGGCGGATGAAGTCTACGAGCACATCGTCTTCGCCCCCGCGAAGCACATCCGCGCGGCCACGGTGCCGGTGCTCGCGGACCGCACGGTGACGGTGAGCAGCGCGGGCAAGTCCTTCAGCCTGACGGGGTGGAAGGTCGGCTGGATCATCGCGCCGCCGCCGCTGCGGGACGCGGTGCAGCGCGCGCACCAGTTCGTCACCTTCGCCACCGCGTCGCCGTTCCAGGCCGCCATGGCCGTGGCGCTGCGGCTGCCGGACAGCTACTTCCAGGAACTGACGGCGCTCTACACGTCCAAGCGCGAGCGGCTGCTCACGGGCCTGCGCGAGGCGGGGCTCCAGGCCTTCTCGCCGGAGGGCAGCTACTTCATCCTCGCGGACATCGCCGGGTACGGCTTCGCGGACGACGTGGCGTTCTGCCGGCACCTGGTGACGGAGGTGGGCGTCGCGGGCATCCCGCCCAGCGTCTTCTACGGCCCGGAGCACCGGCACCTGGGACAGCGCTTCGCGCGCTTCGCCTTCTGCAAGACGGAGGGCGTGCTGGACGAAGCCGTGCGCCGCCTGCGCGAGAAGCTGCCCGCCCTCAAGCGCTGA
- a CDS encoding methyltransferase domain-containing protein produces the protein MSDFFGELYLRSTLPYLSEAVTAREVDYLSRAFADVEGPVVDLGCGHGRHAARLNTEGSLAGRVVGLELDPLSLRLRRPGFPVVRGDLRALPFQDATLGGAYAWYSTLFAFSDAEHVQVLREVARALRPGGRLVFQTVPYERLAGSPGASFRERLPDGSLLEEESRFDATRGRDVGQRQLTLPDGRVLRAAYTLRYYPLAELKGLLESTGFSVQWVHGGLDSAPMTPESTDLIVGAGRR, from the coding sequence GTGAGCGACTTCTTCGGAGAGCTGTACCTGCGCAGCACGCTGCCGTACCTCTCCGAGGCGGTGACGGCCCGGGAAGTCGACTACCTGTCCCGGGCGTTCGCGGACGTGGAGGGCCCGGTGGTGGACCTGGGCTGCGGCCACGGCCGGCACGCGGCGCGGCTCAACACGGAGGGCTCGCTCGCGGGCAGGGTGGTGGGCCTGGAGCTGGATCCGCTGTCCCTTCGCCTGCGCCGCCCCGGCTTCCCCGTGGTGCGAGGCGACCTGCGGGCGCTGCCCTTCCAGGACGCGACCCTGGGGGGCGCCTACGCCTGGTATTCGACACTCTTCGCCTTCAGCGACGCGGAGCATGTCCAGGTGCTGCGCGAGGTGGCTCGGGCGCTGCGGCCCGGCGGGCGGTTGGTGTTCCAGACGGTTCCCTACGAGCGGCTGGCCGGAAGTCCGGGCGCATCGTTCCGCGAGCGGTTACCGGATGGGAGTCTCCTGGAGGAGGAGAGCCGCTTCGACGCGACGCGTGGAAGGGATGTCGGGCAGCGTCAGCTCACCTTGCCTGACGGTCGCGTGCTGCGGGCGGCGTACACGCTTCGTTACTATCCTCTTGCGGAACTGAAGGGGCTGTTGGAAAGCACGGGCTTTTCGGTGCAGTGGGTGCACGGCGGCCTGGACTCCGCGCCGATGACACCCGAGTCGACCGACCTCATCGTGGGAGCCGGGCGCCGGTGA
- a CDS encoding hydroxymethylglutaryl-CoA lyase, translating to MDPKETSRTRVGLLGQLPRRVDVYEVGPRDGLQNELRTLPTRDKARLINALVAAGEKRIEVTSFVSPKWIPQLADAEELLKQVGRRPGVVFSALVPNLKGLERAQAAGLEEAAVFISASEAHSKKNINKTIAEALAGAKEVTAAARKAGMRVRGYLSTVWGCPYEGHVPVERVVDICRQLVDAGIYQLSLGDTIGVGTPRQTEEILTALLQHMPVDTLALHLHDTRGTALANALVGLSAGVTTFDASIGGLGGCPYAPGAAGNLASEDAVFMMHGMGVDTGIDLDKLVEAGEIAQELIGRKLAGKYLQAALGERDKKATRRAQT from the coding sequence GTGGATCCGAAAGAGACATCGCGAACGCGGGTCGGCCTGCTGGGGCAACTGCCCCGCCGGGTCGACGTGTACGAGGTCGGCCCCCGCGACGGCCTGCAGAACGAGCTCCGCACGCTGCCCACCCGAGACAAGGCGCGGCTCATCAACGCCCTGGTCGCCGCGGGGGAGAAGCGCATCGAGGTGACGTCGTTCGTGTCGCCCAAGTGGATCCCCCAGCTGGCGGACGCGGAGGAGTTGCTCAAGCAGGTGGGCCGCCGCCCCGGAGTCGTCTTCTCCGCGTTGGTGCCCAACCTGAAGGGCCTGGAGCGCGCGCAGGCGGCGGGCCTGGAGGAGGCCGCGGTGTTCATCTCCGCGTCGGAGGCCCACTCCAAGAAGAACATCAACAAGACCATCGCGGAGGCGCTGGCCGGCGCGAAGGAAGTGACGGCCGCCGCCCGCAAGGCCGGCATGCGCGTGCGCGGCTACCTGTCCACCGTGTGGGGCTGCCCCTACGAGGGCCACGTCCCGGTCGAGCGCGTGGTGGACATCTGCCGCCAGTTGGTGGACGCGGGCATCTACCAGCTGAGCCTGGGTGACACGATTGGCGTGGGCACGCCCCGGCAGACGGAGGAGATCCTCACGGCGCTCCTCCAGCACATGCCGGTGGACACGCTGGCGCTGCACCTGCACGACACGCGAGGCACCGCGCTGGCCAACGCGCTGGTGGGCCTGTCCGCGGGCGTCACCACGTTCGACGCGAGCATCGGCGGACTGGGCGGCTGTCCCTACGCGCCGGGCGCCGCGGGCAACCTGGCCTCCGAGGACGCCGTCTTCATGATGCACGGCATGGGCGTGGACACCGGCATCGACCTGGACAAGCTGGTGGAGGCCGGGGAGATCGCCCAGGAGCTCATCGGCCGGAAGCTCGCGGGCAAGTACCTCCAGGCCGCGCTCGGCGAGCGGGACAAGAAGGCCACCCGCCGCGCGCAGACCTGA
- a CDS encoding TIM44-like domain-containing protein, which produces MPSCSTAKRPWRWLPGLLTVSALLVLALPLVALARGGGGEHYTSGRDRNNGGGGGDGLPFWLIFDLIRLLFLYPKVTVPLLIIGGVAYWLYKRNLHPDATTRRALDQREAEVRTEVSGRDVQGWVNALKLKDPSFQLEPTLEKVRWLFIELQKSWFRRDMTPVRPFLSDATWQRFNVQLGLMQAQGVRDALADMKVLDVQLIGLHQTPWYDSIHVRVRASIRDTDVPANQTDAQAMAAASKVAPETFTEVWTFVRKPGAQTRIGEDLFQGKCPNCGAPYKGGASNTCEFCNAVVNSGNYDWTLSEITQGVEHVRHHKQVDGLMQARADDPALNLEMLEDRASLLFWKWIDAQSRNETQRLSKVANADALTKLNAELGQLAKQGRRRVFLECAVGAVDVRALEVHPESFDEAQVEIRWSARMGIGPANEKPPSLPTVPQRWVFTLLRRHGAKTNTDTGMSTDRCPQCNAPTTNSAANTCEFCGTVLGNGERDWVLASALPFESWNVHHAQRTSRNAARYQEARRSERGTVAPPPVDVGGHGNGDGVGDGDRVVTDVKERERLLYMMAAIAAADGEVSNAERRLLKLCAERWSVSWANVEMALNAGPQLFERLVPRGSPEAEVFLRHIVEMALVDGRIDRKERKMLQIAAQHLGLEEKLPALLGDH; this is translated from the coding sequence ATGCCTTCGTGCTCAACAGCGAAACGCCCGTGGCGGTGGCTGCCTGGCCTGCTCACCGTGTCCGCCCTGCTCGTGCTCGCCCTGCCGCTCGTGGCCCTGGCACGCGGCGGTGGAGGCGAGCACTACACGTCCGGCCGCGACCGCAACAACGGCGGCGGCGGGGGCGACGGCCTGCCCTTCTGGCTGATCTTCGACCTGATCCGGCTCCTCTTCCTCTACCCGAAGGTGACCGTCCCGCTGCTGATCATCGGCGGCGTCGCGTACTGGCTCTACAAGCGCAACCTGCACCCGGACGCCACCACCCGGCGCGCGTTGGATCAGCGCGAGGCGGAGGTGCGCACGGAGGTGTCCGGCCGCGACGTGCAGGGTTGGGTGAACGCGCTGAAGCTCAAGGACCCGTCCTTCCAATTGGAGCCCACGCTGGAGAAGGTGCGCTGGCTCTTCATCGAGCTGCAGAAGTCGTGGTTCCGCCGGGACATGACGCCGGTGCGCCCCTTCCTGTCGGACGCGACGTGGCAGCGCTTCAACGTGCAGCTCGGGCTGATGCAGGCGCAGGGCGTGCGCGACGCGCTCGCGGACATGAAGGTGCTGGATGTGCAGCTCATCGGCCTGCACCAGACCCCGTGGTACGACAGCATCCACGTGCGCGTGCGCGCCAGCATCCGCGACACGGACGTGCCCGCGAACCAGACGGACGCGCAGGCCATGGCCGCCGCCAGCAAGGTGGCGCCGGAGACGTTCACGGAGGTGTGGACCTTCGTGCGCAAGCCCGGCGCGCAGACGCGCATCGGTGAGGACCTGTTCCAGGGCAAGTGCCCCAACTGCGGCGCGCCCTACAAGGGCGGCGCGTCCAACACCTGCGAGTTCTGCAACGCGGTGGTGAACTCCGGTAACTACGACTGGACGCTCTCTGAAATCACGCAGGGCGTGGAGCACGTGCGCCACCACAAGCAGGTGGACGGCCTGATGCAGGCGCGCGCGGACGACCCGGCGCTCAACCTGGAGATGCTGGAGGACCGCGCGTCGCTGCTGTTCTGGAAGTGGATCGACGCGCAGAGCCGCAACGAGACGCAGCGCCTGTCCAAGGTCGCCAACGCGGACGCCCTCACGAAGCTCAACGCGGAGCTGGGTCAGCTGGCGAAGCAGGGCCGGCGGCGCGTCTTCCTGGAGTGCGCGGTGGGCGCGGTGGACGTGCGCGCGCTGGAGGTGCATCCGGAGTCCTTCGACGAGGCGCAGGTCGAAATCCGGTGGAGCGCTCGCATGGGCATTGGCCCCGCGAACGAGAAGCCGCCAAGCCTGCCCACGGTGCCGCAGCGGTGGGTCTTCACGCTGCTGCGTCGCCACGGCGCGAAGACGAACACGGACACGGGTATGTCCACGGACCGCTGCCCGCAGTGCAACGCGCCCACCACCAACAGCGCGGCCAACACCTGCGAGTTCTGCGGCACGGTGCTGGGCAACGGCGAGCGCGACTGGGTGCTCGCGTCCGCCCTCCCCTTCGAGTCCTGGAACGTCCACCACGCGCAGCGCACGTCCCGGAACGCGGCCCGCTACCAGGAGGCCCGCCGGTCCGAGCGCGGCACCGTGGCGCCCCCGCCCGTGGACGTCGGCGGCCATGGCAATGGCGACGGCGTTGGCGACGGCGACCGGGTGGTGACGGACGTGAAGGAGCGCGAGCGGCTGCTCTACATGATGGCCGCCATCGCCGCCGCGGATGGCGAGGTCTCGAACGCCGAGCGTCGCCTGCTCAAGCTGTGCGCGGAGCGCTGGAGCGTGTCGTGGGCTAACGTGGAGATGGCCCTCAACGCCGGGCCGCAGCTCTTCGAGCGCCTGGTGCCGCGCGGCAGCCCGGAAGCGGAAGTCTTCCTGCGCCACATCGTGGAGATGGCCCTGGTGGACGGCCGCATCGACCGCAAGGAGCGGAAGATGCTGCAGATCGCCGCCCAACACCTGGGCCTGGAGGAGAAGCTTCCGGCGCTGCTCGGGGACCACTAG
- a CDS encoding enoyl-CoA hydratase-related protein — MPEFKVEARGAIEIWTIDGESRRNAISRAMHQELDALVSRVSSGRAVRAVILTGAGDKAFCAGADLKERTTMSEDEVRAFLNGLRVTLRSIEKSDCVFIAAINGAAFGGGTELALACDLRVASPATEMGLTEVKLGIIPGGGGTQRLSRLIGPGRAKDLILTARRVNAAEAFTIGLVNRLAPEGHLLEVAFQLAEAVVENAPVAVATAKHAIDEGTGLELDDALALELKKYEEVLKTEDRLEGLRAFAEKRPPVYRGR, encoded by the coding sequence ATGCCGGAGTTCAAGGTCGAGGCCCGAGGGGCCATCGAGATCTGGACCATCGACGGGGAGAGCCGCCGCAACGCCATCAGCCGCGCGATGCACCAGGAGCTGGACGCGCTCGTGTCCCGCGTGTCCTCCGGCCGTGCCGTGCGCGCCGTCATCCTCACCGGCGCGGGCGACAAGGCCTTCTGCGCGGGCGCGGACCTCAAGGAACGCACCACCATGTCGGAAGACGAGGTGCGCGCCTTCCTCAACGGCCTGCGCGTCACCCTGCGCTCGATTGAAAAGAGCGACTGCGTCTTCATCGCCGCCATCAACGGCGCGGCCTTCGGCGGCGGCACGGAGCTGGCCCTGGCGTGCGACCTGCGCGTCGCCTCGCCCGCCACGGAGATGGGCCTCACGGAAGTGAAGCTGGGCATCATCCCTGGCGGCGGTGGCACCCAGCGGCTGTCCCGGCTCATCGGCCCCGGGCGCGCCAAGGACCTCATCCTCACCGCCCGGCGCGTGAACGCGGCGGAGGCCTTCACCATCGGCCTGGTGAACCGGCTGGCCCCGGAAGGGCACCTGCTGGAGGTCGCCTTCCAGCTCGCGGAGGCCGTGGTGGAGAACGCCCCCGTGGCCGTGGCCACCGCCAAGCACGCCATCGACGAGGGCACCGGCCTGGAGCTGGACGACGCGCTGGCGCTGGAGCTCAAGAAGTACGAGGAGGTGCTCAAGACGGAGGACCGGCTGGAAGGGCTCCGCGCCTTCGCGGAGAAGCGTCCTCCTGTCTATAGAGGCCGCTGA
- a CDS encoding YtxH domain-containing protein, with translation MFRAKKATWQAKAFAKSKLYRQFLAHQLLDQLPDYADKAGKVARKSWDNFDPDDALRYVGLTTYKPARAGMGGLGAFLLGAAAGSIVALLMAPSRGTELRTTVKDKAMGYINKQGVNIGGEKTASA, from the coding sequence ATGTTCAGAGCGAAGAAGGCGACGTGGCAGGCGAAGGCTTTTGCCAAGAGCAAGCTGTACCGCCAGTTCCTTGCGCACCAGCTGCTGGATCAGCTGCCCGACTACGCGGACAAGGCAGGCAAGGTCGCGCGGAAGTCCTGGGACAACTTCGACCCGGACGACGCGCTGCGCTATGTGGGATTGACGACGTACAAGCCGGCGCGCGCGGGCATGGGCGGCCTGGGGGCGTTCCTGCTGGGCGCCGCCGCGGGCAGCATCGTGGCCCTGCTGATGGCCCCGAGCCGCGGCACGGAGCTGCGCACCACCGTCAAGGACAAGGCGATGGGCTACATCAACAAACAGGGCGTGAACATCGGCGGCGAGAAGACCGCCAGCGCCTGA